One Ostrea edulis chromosome 6, xbOstEdul1.1, whole genome shotgun sequence genomic window, aaaatagtcTCCTATATTGCAATTGTTTGCGAGAAATACCCAGGCAAAGTCCCGTTTCGTAATAGTGGTTGCAGCATTGTAAAGTCGATTGTGTTTCATTTATGATCGGATCCAATTACGCAATGACAAAAATACCGATTTCACGCGCATTTATGATTCACATAAAAACACATTGCGAAATGGAAAAAAGTTGCAACAAATATAATCAAGAGTATTGTGGTGTTTCTATACCATCTTCCGTTGGTCATTTTTGTGAATGCATAGTTTAAACCACATCCATCAAAGGTTACCCATGTATCTCAAATTCAATCATTTTGAGAGTAAAGTTCAAAGGccaatatttcttttcaaatcacTCCAAACATCAATCTTTTATTGGAAAAAATTAGTTCGGACAAAAAAATAATCCATTGTATATTTGTAGGGTAaaactgttaaaacaatctttaaTAGTTTTATCTCCATGGTGTACTTGTTCAataatgtttaaaacaatatttttcattacttATTTGCTTGCTCTTATAACCAGTTTTCTTTGGGGTTTTTAATTGGAAGTAACATGatctaacttttcttacttctTGGTGTATACGATTTCGTATTACAGCGCCTAGTGGTAGTCCTCTTGGTGTATAAGATTTCGTATTACAGCGCCTAGTGGTAGTCCTCTTGGTGTATAAGATTTCGTATTACAGCGCCTAGTGGTAGTCCTCTTGGTGTATAAGATTTCGTATTACAGCGCCTAGTGGTAGTCCTCTTGGTGTATAAGATTTCGTATTACAGCGCCTAATGGTAGTCCTCTTGGTGTATAAGATTTCGTATTACAGCACCTAGTGGTAGTCCTCTTGGTGTCGgtgttttctttatatatcTCTATCTCTAATAAGAACCAAAATCTAAGATGCCGTGGGGGTTTGTTTTGGTTGCAGACGAAGTGTTTGCGTCCATTATCATATATGACGGGGGTGGGGTGAGAAAAACACGGCATCGTTACATAACATGTATTAAACGCGTATGTAACGCGTATTAAAAATTTGTCAAGGTTTTTCGCAAGAGTTGCCTCTCTTGTGTTGGAAACTTGACGCCATGTCCCCttactgtatttacattttcaatgtttttgccttcgatatctttaccaattaaATCATAGTCACTTTCTGATATGTGAACTATTCACGTATGAaccttgataaatataatacgaCTATCAAAGACCGGAAGTTCTGACGGAAATAAAAGTAGAATATactagatattaaaaaaaaatgaaaatgcataAGGGTATATGAACAGCAATGCTTAATTCATGCAGACACACATAAGCACGCACGCACGCATGGCGCATACCGTACGTGTATATGCTATTATGTATGGACCATCTGTTTGTTTCTTTAGTTTATATATCTGTATACCATTGTAAAGTAGTGATGAgattaaataaattattgattgaCCTATCAACCTTTTGATTATAATTGTTATTGATTTATGATATGACGAAATACTTCAGATACACAGTAGCCATTGAACTAAGAATAACCTTTGATAAcgaatacatgtttgtttgtAGAATATTTCCGATCAGCGTGCAATGCATATCTTCTTGGTACGTTCACCGCATTTGGATTGTCACAATGTGTACAGATATTCTAGGTATATATTataatttcttcttcttcttgtCGTTCGCCTCTACACTTGGATTTCTGCTTCCTCTACGAATCTGGTGGTCTTCTGTAAGTCCTCCACTGTTCCAAATAGCTTTTCCTGGATGGTTGTTGGTAATGGCCATATCCTTTTATAGTTAACGGTTCTTTCTAGGATGAATAGACAAAATATACGacaagaaataaatcaaaatcgAAAAGGTGTGAATGTCtagggtcctcggagatgatcttTAAAATGGATGTCCCTAGACTtgttcaagtctctatgttgtttaattttattgCTTTATCATTTCGTTAAAAATTTTCTGTGCTTCAGAAGTCTAAATATCATTAAACGTCACCAAACatattttggcattattaaaaagtattaaagagagcaatgattattaaacatagagacttgagcaagtctaggatgtcccgtgtcacagtagttgtggcacgctaaagaaccctcactgttcaatggccgtaagcgccgcaCATAAGCCTAAATGGAAGCCCCTCACCGGTCTTGgctctccatatgagtggggatattaaacaatatacaatcaatcaatctaatgcTAAAATAAGGATAGTCGTAGTTTAAACATAAATTTTTGATACGTCACAAGATATGAttttcttgaattaacattGTAAACCATGTCCATCAATCACTTACGTATAATGAACTTTTCCTCTCTCTGTCTTTGCTGTCTTTGTGAATATTCCTGCTTTACTTGATCGGAATTCCTTGTTTGACAAATTGCAAGAGTGTTTCACCGATATCTTGTTTATTCTGAATTTCTGTAAAACCAAGTTgcattaaaattgtatttatatttaaagCACAATTTCTATTGCCCTTTTCTTCTCATTTACTGAGATTCGAACCCCGATAGCCCATTAAGGTGTCAAAGCTTGGTCTTAATTTGTCAATGTCGGAGGAGTTTCAAGGAGTCTTTCTCCCAGTTTCCACTCCACCAGATCACCTCTTCAGACCTCTCATGTCATCCCTTATAAACAAACTAGCTGTTTACAGCATTTCGTACAATAGCGTTCAATACTATAGTGAATTAAAGCGTAAgcattattttaattttgttggTTGATTTCTTTATAGAAGAAAATATTCTAAGTGAGATCTACTTTGCTCTGCTCTTTCGATGCTAGGATCTTTATCCGCGGTAAATTAACCGGTATTTACCAAGATTGTGATAGATAGTGACGAGACCGGGTATATAAGCCGATAAATCTGATATCTTTATAAGACTAGCAGTGATACGCCGTGTCTTCATGATGCATTGTCTAATTCTACTGGCCCTTTGCTGTGCTTTCTGTCTGGCGCAGACGCCCGGATGGAACTTGTTGTTTGGAACATCTATTTTGGATGAAACTCAAAAGGAACCATTACAATTCGATAAACCTGTGCCGAAATGGATAAAAGGGTCTTTGGTTAGTAAATGTGATTATTGTTAATTTCaacttttaacatttaaagtatATCTGTGAATATCATAAAAGCAATATGTACAGATATTCGTACTCTGTccctcaaattttaataaacatAATCGGTGGTTTGTATCCTTTCAGCACAAGTTAGACAatgatttaatatttaaaacttCTCAGACTAGCATTATGTTTGGTAATTTTAGATACGTAACGGACCTGCGCGATATGAGATGGGCAAGCGTTCTTTCCTGAACCTGTTCGACGGATTTGGAAAACTATATTCTTGGCAATTTCCTGGCAATGGGTCCGCTTTTTTTACTTCAAGATTTGTACAGAGTGATTGTTACAACGAATCATTAAGAATCAATGACATTGCGCCCTATCAGACTTTCGATGATCTCGTACCGTCCATGGGGTTCCTTGAAAGGGAGCTGTCATTATCTCACGGTTTGGACAACATgaatattaatgtatataacTACTCGGGAGACTGCGTGGTTCTCAGTGATACTTGGAAGTTGTACGTAGTGGATTGCTACACGCTAGACACAATACGTCACAGCATGCCAAACATTCCGGGAGTTGAGACAGGTTTCCCTTTCGTAAGTGTAATGTCCGTGGCACATCCGGTACGAGAATACGGTACAAACCATCACCTGACCATTTTGCAGAGTCTTAGCATTATACCAGGAATGCCTCATAAATTTACCCTAGTTCGAACAAAGTCTGCAGATATTCGGGAAAAAATTGCCGAGTGGAAGGTGAAAAAGATGCCTTACTTACACTCTTTCTCGACAACTGAACGATACGCCATTATCTTCGGATGCCCATTTTACATGGATATTGAAAAATTGTTGCAGTATTCTTTTCCCAAAGATAGCATTGCTTTTCACGCAGACGAACCTACCATTGCATACATCGTAGACCTCAAAACAGGCAGTGTGACAACGATCGAAACGGAAAATGTGTTTACAATGCATCATGTCAACGCGTACGAAATGGACAACAACCTCCTATTGGATGTCGTGTCTTATCCGGACGCTTCTCTTGTGTCGttctttgaaatgaataatttaatGAACAAGACAAAGCGCGATCGCGTTGCATTTAAACCTTCTTTAACACGGTACCGGATTGACTTGAAAGCCCAAAAAATGACACCTATTACATTTGACACCAATCCCAGTATTCCTTTTGCCAACATGCTGGAAGTCCCCACCATAAATGAACAATATCGATCGAAACACTACTGCTATATTTATGGTGTGGTTTTCAAAAGTGACAATAAGGTATGGGGAAACTTTTCTTTCGTGAAGAAAGACGTCTGCAACTCCACGGGAGACCTTTCGTGGTCTCTCCCGGGTCATTATCCGATGGAAGGCTGGTTTGTTCCGGATCCAACCGGATCGGCAGAGGATGATGGGGTCCTCATGGTTCCAGTTTTAGATGGAAATCTGGGGAAAAGTTATCTTATAATTCTTGATCCTAAAACAATGAAACCTATCACAAAGGCGTACTTACCTATCATCGTCCCCTTTCATTTTCATGGACGATTTATTGAGAATGTATACTAATATGGGATCATCTCTTTGCGCGACACATTTATCATCTCTGAGAATTATTGCTgtttcattatataaatatggtatattTCATTGACCATGAATTCAGaatgcaatattattttgaCACTGTGATTTCTCTAAAATGAATTAACATTGTTTGGACTAAAAAtcatgaataaaataacatGGGTGTTTAGTAGCCCAATGTAAGCAATGACAAGCACTCCATTgtctatatatttgttattgCCTTTGAACAAAAGGTATTGAAATATGTACCGGTAGTTGtgatagagcgttcgcttcgtaaccgggaggttggGAGTTTGTGCCTtggctgcgtcaaacctaagacgttaaaataggtcgtgattgctccttcgcctaatgctcggcatttagaagtgagaatcacaggtctttcggatatgacctaaaaacggagacaggcgttggcacgattaagaaccctcactactattGCTtcgagcgctaagcataggtctaaatctgTGGTACTTCagctacagctggtgacgtctcgatatgagtggaaaattctcgacgggacgtaaaaacaatcaatcaatcaatcatgtacaTAGTTGGTATATAAGTACAATACTATCGCATGAAATGCTATTATCAGAGAAGTAAGGGACTGGAATTTTCTGACATCATGACATCATATGACGATCGATCTACCTTAATATCCTCCCAGTCGATGGGACGAATAAATACGAGTTACCATAACAATACAGGATtactaaacttcacaaaaatcCTTACAAAGAGAGATGCATTGtaggatgaaaggtgaagataaacgaacagtgatcaatatcaactcctataagcaatacagaatagagtagggcaaacacggacccctgtatataccagaggtatgattaggtgtctaggaggagcaaacatcccctgccgaccggtcacacccaccgtgagccctgtcttgatcaggtaaacggagtaatctgtagtcaaaatcagtgtaccaagaacggcctaacaatcggtatgaaacacgccagacagtatttgacccaatgataggttgtattggtaaattagatcgttatacatgtgtaatgatcataaaatttgcgaaatgctgagtttgaacgagactgttcaaattTCCGTAACATTAACTTATTCGTTAATAGCCTGCCTTttacttgagaagaaaaaaatctcaatgAAAATGAAGGTAGTTAATCGCCTGGGCAAGCGCCTAGTTATAGTCTTGAGCTGGGCTGCAATGTGCTCAATAAAATCAAAGTTCAAATTTTTAATGGGCAATATGTCAATCTAGCCAAATTAATTCATAATTACTCGGACCCCGATGATGAAACGCAATACACATATGACTTCGAGATAGTAATCTTACAGTGACCAAAAATCTAAGTTCAAATAGATATCCAAATCTGGACGGATTTATTTCTAGTTTACTCATCAATCT contains:
- the LOC125645413 gene encoding beta,beta-carotene 15,15'-dioxygenase-like; translation: MHCLILLALCCAFCLAQTPGWNLLFGTSILDETQKEPLQFDKPVPKWIKGSLIRNGPARYEMGKRSFLNLFDGFGKLYSWQFPGNGSAFFTSRFVQSDCYNESLRINDIAPYQTFDDLVPSMGFLERELSLSHGLDNMNINVYNYSGDCVVLSDTWKLYVVDCYTLDTIRHSMPNIPGVETGFPFVSVMSVAHPVREYGTNHHLTILQSLSIIPGMPHKFTLVRTKSADIREKIAEWKVKKMPYLHSFSTTERYAIIFGCPFYMDIEKLLQYSFPKDSIAFHADEPTIAYIVDLKTGSVTTIETENVFTMHHVNAYEMDNNLLLDVVSYPDASLVSFFEMNNLMNKTKRDRVAFKPSLTRYRIDLKAQKMTPITFDTNPSIPFANMLEVPTINEQYRSKHYCYIYGVVFKSDNKVWGNFSFVKKDVCNSTGDLSWSLPGHYPMEGWFVPDPTGSAEDDGVLMVPVLDGNLGKSYLIILDPKTMKPITKAYLPIIVPFHFHGRFIENVY